The following are from one region of the Salvelinus fontinalis isolate EN_2023a chromosome 5, ASM2944872v1, whole genome shotgun sequence genome:
- the lrrc10 gene encoding leucine-rich repeat-containing protein 10, which translates to MMGNVIRGAVAFIPSERCQRFLVGDLKEMPLDRTLDLSKLQLRRLPVAACLFNELVKLYLSGNNLSTLPADLQGLRKLQLLALDFNCFEELPAAVCQLPQLNILYLGNNQLWCLPRELGELKELNTLWLETNCFTEFPSVVCDLPNLKTLHLGYNQISKLPMELGGLEELRSIWLAGNQLCEFPPVLLAMHLLAVIDVDRNKIRRFPGLSHLQGLKLVIYDHNPCVNAPVVGEGVRRVGRWADSSDDEEDGEDGSKVCETPTEVKELASEGQLD; encoded by the coding sequence ATGATGGGGAACGTCATACGTGGCGCTGTGGCCTTCATCCCCTCCGAGCGCTGCCAGCGTTTCCTGGTGGGCGACCTGAAGGAGATGCCTCTCGATCGGACACTAGACCTGAGCAAACTGCAGCTGCGTCGTCTTCCTGTGGCTGCCTGCCTGTTCAATGAGCTGGTCAAGCTCTACCTAAGTGGCAACAACCTGAGCACCCTACCTGCAGACTTGCAGGGCCTGAGGAAGTTGCAGCTCTTAGCTCTTGACTTCAACTGTTTCGAGGAGCTGCCTGCGGCTGTGTGTCAGCTACCTCAGCTTAACATCCTGTATCTGGGCAACAACCAGCTCTGGTGCCTCCCCCGGGAGCTGGGCGAGCTGAAAGAACTTAATACCCTGTGGTTGGAGACTAACTGTTTCACTGAGTTCCCCAGTGTGGTCTGCGACCTCCCCAACCTCAAGACGCTCCATCTGGGGTACAACCAGATAAGCAAACTGCCCATGGAGCTCGGTGGGTTAGAGGAGCTTAGGAGTATCTGGCTAGCCGGGAACCAGCTGTGTGAGTTCCCGCCAGTGTTGCTCGCCATGCACCTTCTGGCCGTGATCGATGTGGACCGCAACAAAATCCGCCGCTTTCCTGGTCTGTCCCACTTGCAGGGGTTGAAACTGGTAATCTACGACCACAACCCCTGTGTGAACGCACCTGTGGTCGGGGAGGGGGTCAGAAGGGTTGGACGCTGGGCAGACAGCTCGGATGATGAAGAGGATGGTGAGGATGGGTCGAAAGTGTGTGAGACTCCGACTGAGGTGAAGGAACTTGCCTCCGAGGGACAACTGGACTAA